From one Bacillus sp. FJAT-42376 genomic stretch:
- a CDS encoding molybdenum cofactor biosynthesis protein MoaE translates to MNETLYRITEQPIQPADLIEKVTRREAGAITTFIGTVRELTNGKRTLHLEYEAYVPMAVKMLAQIGEEISRKWPDAMTAITHRIGRLEISDIAVVIAVSSPHRKTAYEANEYAIERIKQIVPIWKKEFWEDGTKWIGDQLEKQSYPDGKPPEKREGS, encoded by the coding sequence GTGAATGAGACTTTATACAGGATCACTGAACAGCCGATTCAGCCGGCTGATTTAATTGAAAAAGTGACAAGGCGGGAAGCCGGAGCGATTACAACGTTTATCGGGACTGTCAGGGAGCTCACAAACGGGAAGAGGACTCTTCATTTGGAATACGAGGCATACGTCCCGATGGCGGTAAAAATGCTTGCTCAAATCGGGGAGGAAATTTCCAGGAAATGGCCCGATGCGATGACCGCTATCACACATAGAATCGGCCGGCTTGAAATCTCCGATATAGCGGTCGTGATTGCTGTTTCATCCCCTCACCGAAAGACTGCCTATGAAGCAAATGAATATGCGATCGAGAGAATCAAACAAATCGTGCCGATCTGGAAAAAAGAATTTTGGGAGGATGGAACGAAGTGGATAGGAGATCAGCTTGAAAAACAATCTTATCCGGATGGGAAGCCTCCAGAAAAGAGGGAAGGATCATGA
- a CDS encoding methyltransferase domain-containing protein, which translates to MRGMETTDSYLYTYTYSREEESLCKLELRSLFGGDVPEHLFKSDRQIPVGRSPFIRERIDILYEGESLAEISGALKEIQLGDQTFKIICVKQSQTEEGTIAYNERRMIERELGQSIDAEADVHHPDRLFGVAAAGGRWYFGTYERSEAVWLRHIQKPRQYSTALSTKVARALVNIAVPAPAGMSVIDPCCGIGNVLVEALSMGIPITGRDMNPLAVTGARENIAHFGFDAPVFIGPIEEATGRYDVAIIDLPYNLYTHITVKEQISIIEHAKRIADKCVFVTIDPIDEYVRNAGLEIIDRGEAIKGKFSREILVCK; encoded by the coding sequence ATGAGAGGCATGGAAACAACAGATTCCTATCTTTATACGTATACATATAGCAGGGAAGAAGAATCTTTATGCAAGCTTGAATTGAGATCCCTGTTTGGAGGAGATGTACCTGAACATCTCTTCAAAAGTGACCGGCAGATTCCGGTTGGCAGGAGCCCTTTTATAAGAGAGCGGATTGATATTCTTTATGAGGGGGAGTCCCTCGCTGAAATCAGCGGCGCACTTAAGGAAATTCAGCTGGGAGATCAAACCTTTAAGATCATTTGCGTGAAACAAAGCCAGACTGAAGAAGGAACCATTGCATATAACGAAAGAAGAATGATTGAAAGAGAGCTTGGCCAAAGCATCGATGCGGAAGCGGATGTTCATCATCCTGACCGCCTGTTCGGTGTCGCAGCTGCAGGCGGCCGCTGGTACTTCGGGACATATGAACGCAGCGAGGCAGTATGGCTGCGCCACATTCAAAAACCGCGTCAATATTCAACTGCATTAAGCACTAAGGTAGCAAGAGCTCTTGTGAACATTGCGGTACCGGCCCCGGCAGGTATGTCTGTCATCGACCCATGCTGCGGAATCGGAAATGTATTGGTTGAAGCGCTATCTATGGGAATCCCGATTACAGGAAGAGATATGAACCCCCTAGCGGTAACGGGAGCCCGTGAAAACATCGCTCATTTTGGATTTGATGCCCCTGTATTTATCGGTCCAATTGAAGAAGCAACGGGCCGCTATGATGTCGCGATTATCGACTTGCCTTATAATTTATATACACACATCACTGTAAAGGAACAGATTTCCATTATTGAACATGCAAAGCGCATTGCAGATAAGTGTGTGTTTGTGACCATTGATCCAATTGATGAATATGTAAGGAACGCCGGATTGGAAATCATCGACCGCGGCGAGGCTATAAAAGGAAAGTTTTCAAGAGAGATATTGGTATGCAAATAG
- the modA gene encoding molybdate ABC transporter substrate-binding protein produces MRKQMVLTGLIAMLVMSGCAASKEQEKPAEITISAAASLKNVLTELDKNFSNGNPHINVSFNFGGSGTLKQQISQGAPADLFFSAAEEPFDQLKKEGLIDEKHETDLIGNEIVLITSKDKKSIRSFQDIQNVEGAVAIGSPDSVPAGRYAKESLEHLGKWKKLSGKMVYGKDVRQVLNYVETGNADAGIVYRTDAAVSKKVRIASAAPEGSHSPIVYPLGIMKQTSHPKEAAAFYTFLNSSKAAKTFEKYGFTKVSAK; encoded by the coding sequence ATGAGAAAACAGATGGTCCTGACTGGACTTATCGCTATGCTTGTGATGAGCGGATGTGCGGCAAGTAAAGAACAAGAAAAACCGGCTGAAATCACAATCTCTGCAGCCGCTAGCTTGAAAAATGTGCTGACAGAGCTTGATAAAAACTTCAGTAATGGGAATCCGCATATTAACGTCTCCTTTAATTTTGGAGGGTCTGGAACGTTAAAACAGCAAATTTCACAAGGAGCACCTGCAGACCTGTTTTTTTCTGCAGCGGAGGAACCATTTGATCAGCTGAAAAAAGAAGGGCTCATTGATGAAAAACATGAAACGGATTTAATCGGAAATGAAATTGTCCTCATTACATCAAAAGACAAGAAATCAATCCGGTCATTTCAGGACATCCAGAATGTAGAGGGGGCAGTTGCCATAGGCAGTCCGGACTCGGTTCCTGCCGGCCGCTATGCGAAAGAAAGTCTTGAGCACCTGGGGAAATGGAAGAAGCTGAGCGGGAAGATGGTTTATGGAAAAGATGTGAGACAAGTTCTGAATTATGTAGAAACCGGTAACGCTGATGCGGGGATTGTTTATCGAACAGATGCAGCCGTATCCAAAAAGGTAAGGATTGCTTCAGCTGCGCCTGAAGGCTCGCATTCCCCAATTGTTTATCCTCTCGGAATCATGAAACAGACCTCCCATCCAAAGGAAGCTGCTGCTTTTTATACCTTTCTGAATAGCAGCAAAGCCGCAAAAACCTTTGAAAAGTATGGGTTTACGAAAGTAAGCGCCAAATAA
- a CDS encoding Xaa-Pro dipeptidyl-peptidase, giving the protein MLMGASPPNGGNIPAISVKDGMTQPVFSLDEAITETVFVEVPLDSDHDGKKDRVHADIIRPKETERGLKVPVIYEMSPYRAGIKNVPVYDVNHELSVVKKSGQKAKLQTPAPADFPGYYDNYFVPRGYAVILAESIGTGRSTGCPTTGDEREILGTKAVIDWLNGTAAAYDGNGKKIKADWTTGNVGMTGVSYNGTLPNAVAATGVKGLKTIVPIAAISSWYDYYRANGAVTAPGGYPGEDADNMAEAILTRENPEICRPVMNELTEGQDRASGDYNKFWKSRDYASKAHNFRASVLMVHGLNDWNVKTKQFAQLWENLGTYHVPRKLWLHQGGHASPYSFRRDEWLLTLNKWFDYYLYDVKNDVMKGPIVDIQREDKSWHKEGAWPAKKTSDVKLYLSGSGDTGAGALGLQPGAKQNHIQSFTDDTAIHAEELVKNPADSNKNRLAFVTNELMKPLRISGTPEVSIQASIDKPAANLTALLVDYSQDHQTSIVTRGWMDPQNAHSPFRSKALTPGKRYSFTWDMQPDDYVFEKGHKVGIVLVSSDYDYTIRPKAGTKIEVDLSKSHIILPVKNGTEGF; this is encoded by the coding sequence ATGCTGATGGGGGCAAGCCCGCCGAATGGCGGAAACATTCCGGCAATCTCTGTGAAGGATGGGATGACGCAGCCTGTTTTCTCGCTCGATGAAGCAATAACAGAAACGGTTTTTGTAGAAGTCCCTTTAGACAGCGACCATGACGGGAAAAAAGACCGTGTGCATGCAGATATTATCCGGCCGAAAGAAACAGAGCGTGGGTTAAAGGTACCGGTTATCTATGAAATGAGTCCATACCGGGCAGGAATAAAAAATGTGCCGGTCTATGATGTAAACCATGAATTAAGTGTTGTGAAAAAAAGCGGGCAGAAGGCGAAGCTTCAAACGCCGGCACCTGCCGATTTTCCAGGCTACTATGACAACTACTTCGTCCCGAGAGGCTATGCAGTAATCCTTGCTGAAAGCATTGGAACAGGCAGGTCGACCGGATGTCCCACTACGGGTGATGAACGGGAAATTCTCGGTACGAAAGCAGTGATCGACTGGCTGAACGGAACAGCTGCAGCCTATGATGGGAACGGAAAAAAGATAAAGGCAGACTGGACGACAGGGAATGTCGGCATGACCGGCGTTTCATACAATGGAACGCTTCCGAATGCCGTAGCAGCCACAGGAGTGAAAGGCTTAAAAACCATCGTTCCCATCGCAGCGATTTCCAGCTGGTATGACTATTACCGTGCAAATGGAGCGGTTACCGCACCAGGCGGTTATCCGGGAGAAGATGCGGATAACATGGCAGAAGCGATTTTAACAAGAGAAAACCCTGAAATCTGCCGTCCGGTAATGAATGAGCTGACAGAAGGCCAGGACCGCGCATCAGGGGATTACAATAAGTTTTGGAAGTCAAGGGATTATGCCAGCAAAGCCCATAATTTCAGGGCAAGTGTTCTGATGGTCCATGGGTTAAATGACTGGAACGTAAAAACGAAGCAATTCGCCCAGCTCTGGGAAAACCTTGGTACATACCATGTTCCAAGAAAGCTGTGGCTTCATCAGGGAGGCCACGCAAGTCCTTATTCATTTAGAAGAGATGAGTGGCTTTTGACCTTGAACAAATGGTTCGATTATTATCTCTATGATGTGAAAAATGATGTCATGAAGGGTCCCATCGTCGATATTCAGCGTGAAGACAAAAGCTGGCATAAAGAAGGTGCATGGCCTGCTAAAAAAACTTCGGATGTGAAACTGTATCTGTCCGGAAGCGGGGATACGGGTGCCGGTGCGCTTGGTTTGCAGCCGGGAGCTAAGCAGAATCATATTCAATCCTTTACAGATGACACTGCGATTCATGCAGAAGAATTAGTCAAAAATCCTGCTGATTCTAACAAAAACAGGCTTGCCTTTGTCACAAATGAGCTGATGAAGCCGCTTCGGATCAGCGGAACGCCTGAGGTGAGCATTCAGGCATCCATTGATAAACCGGCTGCGAACTTGACCGCCTTGCTTGTTGACTATAGTCAGGACCATCAAACAAGCATTGTAACAAGAGGCTGGATGGATCCTCAAAACGCCCATTCTCCTTTTAGATCCAAGGCGCTCACTCCTGGAAAACGCTATTCATTTACTTGGGACATGCAGCCGGATGATTACGTTTTCGAAAAAGGCCATAAGGTGGGAATTGTGCTTGTTTCAAGTGATTATGACTATACCATCAGACCAAAAGCGGGAACAAAAATTGAAGTTGATTTATCCAAGAGCCATATCATTCTTCCTGTAAAGAATGGAACGGAAGGATTTTAA
- a CDS encoding nucleotide excision repair endonuclease produces the protein MIKISMPSPDLVLRKNDQKGEPGEIDIISKYGFTDYLKIPRDKGGVFMFYNLNDELLFVGKARKLRLRIKKHFEDNVSAVKNHRDEIAEIAICYVEDPVEREIYETYAINKEKAKYNVDKVFFN, from the coding sequence ATGATAAAAATCAGTATGCCATCACCAGACTTGGTGTTAAGAAAAAATGATCAAAAAGGCGAGCCGGGAGAAATTGACATCATCAGCAAATACGGTTTCACCGACTATTTGAAAATCCCGCGGGACAAAGGCGGAGTTTTCATGTTTTACAACCTAAATGATGAACTGCTGTTTGTCGGCAAAGCGCGGAAGCTCAGACTTCGCATTAAAAAACATTTTGAAGACAATGTGTCAGCTGTAAAGAATCACCGGGATGAAATTGCTGAAATTGCCATTTGCTATGTTGAAGACCCAGTCGAGCGTGAAATTTACGAAACGTATGCCATTAATAAGGAAAAAGCAAAATACAACGTGGACAAGGTTTTCTTTAATTAA
- the gpmA gene encoding 2,3-diphosphoglycerate-dependent phosphoglycerate mutase gives MIKLVLIRHGQSRWNVENRFTGWTDVDLSENGLQEAREAGLILKKNGFVFDVAYTSVLKRAIRTLWIVLHEMDQMWIPVHKSWKLNERHYGALQGLNKEDTAKKYGADQVLQWRRSMYERPPALLETDQRFEANDPKYKDIKPGDFPLTENLQDTENRVLSVWHEKMVPDMKAGKRVIISAHGNTLRALMQYLDQIPPDGISNLNIPTGIPLIYELDEQLKPIHHYYLGMDGALPEGEIPHHITHRPEIDGDKQQSFH, from the coding sequence ATGATTAAATTAGTGCTGATCCGTCACGGACAAAGCAGATGGAACGTGGAAAATAGATTTACAGGGTGGACGGATGTGGATTTATCCGAAAATGGTCTGCAGGAAGCCAGGGAAGCCGGACTCATTTTAAAGAAGAATGGATTTGTTTTTGATGTGGCTTATACATCCGTATTAAAAAGAGCGATCCGGACTCTTTGGATTGTCCTCCATGAAATGGATCAAATGTGGATTCCGGTTCATAAGTCCTGGAAATTAAATGAACGGCATTATGGGGCGCTGCAGGGACTCAATAAAGAGGACACCGCGAAAAAGTATGGAGCGGACCAGGTCCTCCAATGGAGAAGATCCATGTATGAACGGCCGCCTGCTCTTTTAGAAACGGATCAAAGATTTGAAGCTAACGATCCGAAATACAAAGACATAAAGCCTGGAGACTTTCCGCTCACTGAAAATCTGCAGGATACAGAAAATCGAGTGCTTTCAGTTTGGCATGAAAAAATGGTCCCTGATATGAAAGCCGGCAAAAGAGTCATTATTTCCGCTCATGGGAATACACTTCGCGCGCTGATGCAGTATTTGGATCAAATCCCCCCTGATGGCATATCGAATTTAAACATTCCTACAGGCATTCCCTTAATTTACGAATTGGATGAACAGCTGAAACCGATTCATCATTATTATCTCGGGATGGATGGTGCTTTACCTGAAGGGGAAATTCCGCATCATATCACCCACCGTCCTGAAATTGATGGCGACAAGCAGCAATCGTTTCATTAA
- the murQ gene encoding N-acetylmuramic acid 6-phosphate etherase translates to MEKHLRTLITETRNNQSMNLDTASPMEVLKMMNDEDKKVAYAVETVLPEINKAVECAVDSFLKGGRLIYTGAGTSGRLGVLDAVECPPTFRTSPEQVRAVIAGGEGAFQRAVEGAEDSPEEGKKDLMSLNLSAADTVIGIAASGRTPYVAGALEYARKTGAHTVALSCNEGAFISGYADYKIEAVVGPEVLTGSTRLKAATAQKMILNMISTASMIRIGKVYENLMIDVHVSNNKLKERAISIIETVTGVSYEKAEKMLEKADNQVKKAIVMIKTNSDADSAQRLLERSSGNTRLAISSFEEKDVQL, encoded by the coding sequence ATGGAGAAGCATTTACGGACATTAATTACTGAAACACGCAATAATCAATCCATGAACTTGGATACAGCCAGTCCAATGGAAGTGCTCAAAATGATGAACGATGAGGATAAGAAAGTTGCATACGCGGTTGAAACCGTATTGCCTGAGATCAATAAGGCAGTCGAATGTGCTGTGGATTCTTTCTTAAAAGGCGGTCGGCTCATTTACACAGGGGCGGGCACAAGCGGACGTCTTGGCGTCCTGGATGCAGTGGAATGTCCTCCAACCTTCCGCACTTCACCTGAGCAGGTAAGAGCGGTTATAGCCGGTGGAGAAGGGGCTTTTCAAAGAGCAGTAGAAGGAGCGGAGGATTCACCGGAAGAAGGAAAAAAGGATCTAATGTCTCTCAATCTTTCAGCAGCAGACACGGTTATAGGAATTGCAGCGAGCGGAAGAACGCCGTATGTGGCAGGCGCATTGGAATACGCGAGAAAAACAGGGGCTCATACGGTTGCGCTATCGTGTAATGAAGGCGCTTTCATAAGCGGTTATGCGGATTACAAAATTGAAGCTGTGGTAGGACCTGAAGTTTTGACTGGTTCAACAAGGCTAAAAGCAGCGACCGCTCAAAAAATGATATTAAACATGATTTCTACCGCATCAATGATCAGGATCGGGAAAGTGTACGAGAACTTGATGATCGATGTTCATGTCAGCAATAACAAGCTTAAGGAAAGGGCGATTTCCATCATTGAAACCGTAACAGGGGTCTCCTATGAGAAAGCTGAAAAAATGCTTGAAAAAGCAGACAATCAGGTGAAAAAAGCCATTGTCATGATTAAGACAAATTCAGATGCTGATTCTGCACAGAGGCTGCTTGAAAGGAGCAGCGGAAACACAAGATTGGCCATTTCTTCTTTTGAGGAGAAGGATGTTCAATTGTGA
- a CDS encoding DUF1292 domain-containing protein — MDKVEVGDVFLIEDDQGDEQELEVLATAEMDGKQYAAVSFTEDIANETEEDIELFFLRVEEDGELSEIENDEEFEAVTSAFETQIG; from the coding sequence ATGGATAAAGTGGAAGTAGGAGATGTTTTTCTGATTGAAGATGATCAGGGCGATGAGCAGGAGCTTGAAGTTTTGGCGACAGCCGAAATGGACGGAAAGCAATACGCGGCTGTCAGCTTTACAGAAGATATCGCAAACGAAACGGAAGAGGACATTGAACTGTTTTTCCTTCGCGTAGAAGAAGATGGAGAACTGTCTGAAATCGAAAATGATGAGGAATTCGAAGCTGTGACATCAGCTTTTGAAACCCAAATCGGTTAA
- a CDS encoding PTS transporter subunit EIIC, with protein sequence MGKGDQSKILAEKILEKLGGIENVASYAHCMTRLRVNVHDESKVDPEGIKGIDGVFGLVIEDTLQIIIGPGTVNQVAEEFGKLTGEPEELDLKKTAAVNKQAMNKKNATPFKQFLRRISNIFIPLIPALVASGLITGISKAIIQAGWLSDKSQTALILTAIGGGLFAYLGILVGHNAAKEFGGSPALGALAGILIINPAIAGISLFGENLLPGRGGLVGVLFAAIFMAIIEQRVRKFIPKSLDIIITPTIALLVTGLVTYIVFMPVGGWISEGITKGLLTILDVGGPGAGFVLGATFLPLVVTGLHQGLTPVHLELLSSIGNDPLLPILAMGGAGQVGAAFAIFARTKKKRLKRAIGGGLPAGMLGIGEPLIFGVTLPLGRPFLTACLGAGVGGAFQAYFHIATKSIGVSGIPLAFLIPLNEIVLYLLGLLISYAAGFFITYFFGFKDEMASEFS encoded by the coding sequence ATGGGAAAAGGGGATCAATCTAAAATTCTTGCAGAAAAGATTTTAGAAAAACTCGGCGGCATAGAGAACGTTGCTTCGTATGCTCACTGCATGACAAGGCTCAGAGTGAATGTGCATGATGAATCCAAAGTGGATCCAGAAGGAATTAAAGGAATCGACGGGGTGTTCGGACTCGTTATTGAAGACACGCTGCAGATCATTATCGGACCGGGAACCGTTAATCAAGTAGCAGAGGAATTCGGAAAACTGACCGGCGAACCGGAAGAACTTGATTTAAAGAAAACGGCTGCTGTCAATAAACAGGCGATGAACAAAAAGAATGCCACTCCGTTCAAGCAATTTTTACGAAGAATATCGAATATCTTTATTCCGCTAATCCCTGCGCTTGTCGCATCAGGACTTATTACCGGCATTTCAAAAGCCATTATTCAAGCCGGATGGCTCTCTGATAAATCTCAAACCGCACTTATTTTAACAGCAATCGGGGGAGGCTTGTTTGCCTATCTTGGAATTCTCGTCGGACACAATGCGGCAAAGGAATTTGGCGGATCCCCGGCTCTCGGTGCTCTCGCTGGAATTCTGATCATTAATCCGGCTATAGCCGGCATCTCCCTGTTTGGTGAGAACCTTCTTCCGGGCAGGGGCGGTCTTGTAGGTGTTTTGTTTGCCGCAATATTTATGGCGATTATTGAGCAAAGAGTCCGCAAATTTATTCCGAAGTCTCTTGATATCATTATCACTCCGACGATTGCTTTGCTCGTTACAGGACTGGTCACCTATATCGTATTTATGCCTGTTGGGGGCTGGATTTCTGAAGGAATTACGAAAGGGTTGCTGACCATTTTAGATGTAGGCGGTCCGGGAGCAGGGTTCGTACTGGGGGCAACGTTCCTGCCGCTTGTCGTAACAGGTCTCCATCAAGGTTTGACTCCTGTTCACCTTGAACTGCTTAGCTCCATCGGCAACGATCCTCTTTTGCCGATCCTTGCGATGGGCGGTGCCGGTCAAGTCGGGGCGGCATTTGCGATCTTTGCCAGAACAAAAAAGAAACGGTTGAAACGCGCAATCGGAGGCGGGCTTCCGGCAGGCATGCTGGGTATTGGCGAACCGCTAATTTTCGGGGTCACTTTGCCTCTTGGACGTCCATTCCTGACTGCATGTCTGGGAGCAGGGGTTGGCGGAGCTTTTCAGGCCTATTTCCATATCGCGACCAAGAGCATCGGGGTTTCAGGAATTCCACTCGCATTCCTGATTCCGCTAAATGAAATTGTCCTTTATTTGCTTGGACTTCTCATTTCATACGCAGCCGGTTTCTTTATCACATACTTCTTCGGGTTTAAAGATGAAATGGCCAGTGAGTTTTCATGA
- a CDS encoding cryptochrome/photolyase family protein produces MKTVWVFGHQLTMKLKGIQEMDPSKDIILMIEAKSRSRWQDYHKQKLVLLFSAMRHFAEELKEHGYKVDYRKCDSFEDGWKEHADQFKPDEAVLHLPADDKMRTALKKWKKDQKIQVEFLEENALFLTSEADWKNLLPDKEEWKLDPVYRKLRKEFGILMDGDKPEGGKWSFDQENRKPPKEGLEFKKTKAVRPDAITKDVIKEVSEVYGDNIGSLESFHWPVTRKKAEEAFRHFLKHRLQTFGDYQDAMMEEEPFMSHSLISSALNIGLLDPLDILEKAEKAYRDGDAPLASVEGLIRQILGWREYMRGVYLRKMPGYAKVNALRHQLPIPDFFWTAETKMNCVHQAVKSVIEHGYSHHIQRLMVLGNFAALAGIKPSDVSDWFNEAYIDAYDWVVLPNVLGMALYADDGLISTKPYVSSGNYINKMSNYCSSCFYQVKNKTGDKACPFNSLYYDYLDRHEKKLSSNSRMKFNYKNLGKLSKDSRKEILERAKEVKELMKKGEL; encoded by the coding sequence ATGAAAACCGTGTGGGTATTTGGCCATCAGCTGACCATGAAGTTAAAGGGAATTCAGGAAATGGATCCTTCAAAAGATATTATTCTGATGATTGAAGCAAAATCCCGTTCCCGGTGGCAAGATTACCATAAGCAGAAGCTGGTCCTTCTGTTTTCTGCCATGAGGCACTTTGCCGAGGAATTGAAGGAACATGGATATAAAGTCGATTACAGAAAATGTGATTCTTTTGAAGATGGATGGAAGGAGCATGCTGACCAATTTAAACCGGATGAAGCCGTTCTTCATCTTCCGGCTGATGACAAAATGAGAACAGCACTGAAAAAATGGAAAAAGGACCAAAAAATACAGGTTGAATTCCTGGAAGAAAATGCGCTCTTTTTAACAAGCGAGGCGGACTGGAAGAATCTTTTGCCCGATAAGGAAGAGTGGAAACTGGATCCTGTATACCGGAAGCTCAGGAAAGAATTCGGCATTTTAATGGATGGGGATAAGCCTGAAGGAGGCAAATGGAGCTTTGATCAGGAAAACCGGAAGCCGCCCAAAGAAGGACTTGAATTTAAAAAAACTAAAGCAGTCCGCCCTGATGCCATTACGAAGGACGTAATAAAAGAGGTATCGGAGGTATATGGCGACAATATCGGATCACTCGAATCTTTTCACTGGCCTGTCACAAGAAAGAAGGCAGAGGAAGCATTCCGGCATTTTTTAAAGCACCGATTACAAACATTTGGAGATTACCAAGATGCCATGATGGAGGAGGAGCCATTCATGTCCCATTCTCTTATTTCCAGTGCGTTGAATATCGGCCTGCTCGATCCGTTGGATATACTGGAAAAAGCAGAAAAAGCTTACAGGGATGGAGATGCACCGCTTGCGTCCGTTGAAGGATTGATCCGCCAGATTCTCGGATGGAGAGAATACATGAGGGGTGTGTATTTGAGGAAAATGCCGGGATATGCGAAAGTGAATGCGCTAAGACATCAGCTTCCAATTCCGGACTTTTTTTGGACTGCCGAAACGAAGATGAATTGCGTCCATCAAGCTGTCAAAAGTGTCATTGAGCATGGCTACAGCCATCACATTCAGCGTCTTATGGTACTCGGCAATTTTGCAGCACTGGCCGGAATTAAGCCTTCTGACGTTTCCGACTGGTTTAATGAAGCATATATCGATGCCTATGACTGGGTAGTCCTGCCGAACGTTTTGGGAATGGCCCTTTACGCGGATGACGGTTTGATTTCAACTAAACCTTATGTATCCTCCGGGAACTACATAAATAAAATGAGCAATTATTGCAGCAGCTGTTTTTATCAAGTGAAAAATAAAACCGGAGATAAAGCCTGTCCCTTCAACTCCTTGTATTATGATTATCTGGACCGTCACGAAAAAAAGCTTTCCTCTAACAGCCGGATGAAATTCAATTACAAGAACCTCGGGAAATTAAGCAAAGACAGCAGAAAAGAAATTCTGGAAAGGGCGAAGGAAGTCAAGGAGCTGATGAAAAAGGGAGAATTGTAG
- the modB gene encoding molybdate ABC transporter permease subunit codes for MAESFWAPVSLSIEIAIVSTIIVFFTGIGAAVWMARKPFKGKAAAETVLLLPLVLPPSVVGFLLIVFFGNKSPVGQTIIWLFGSPVMFTWWAGVIASSVVAFPLMYQSAKTGLESIDRDIEDAAKVDGANQRKVLIHISLPLASGSIVTGVILSFARALGEFGATLMFAGNIPGRTQTVPTAIYMAIDSGNMPLAWMWVLSIIGISFLMLSAVSFYKRN; via the coding sequence ATGGCCGAGTCATTTTGGGCTCCAGTCAGCCTCTCAATTGAAATTGCCATCGTTTCTACCATTATTGTGTTCTTTACAGGTATAGGAGCAGCTGTATGGATGGCAAGAAAACCGTTTAAAGGGAAAGCGGCAGCTGAAACCGTTCTGCTTCTTCCGCTTGTCCTGCCGCCGTCCGTTGTGGGGTTTCTCTTAATTGTTTTTTTTGGAAACAAAAGCCCCGTTGGCCAGACTATAATTTGGCTTTTCGGCTCTCCCGTTATGTTTACATGGTGGGCAGGAGTCATCGCTTCATCTGTTGTCGCTTTTCCGCTCATGTACCAGTCGGCCAAAACCGGACTGGAATCGATTGACAGAGATATTGAAGATGCCGCAAAAGTAGATGGGGCGAATCAGAGAAAAGTGCTTATTCACATTTCGCTCCCTCTGGCGTCCGGCTCAATCGTAACCGGAGTCATTTTAAGTTTCGCCAGGGCTTTGGGAGAGTTTGGAGCGACCCTGATGTTTGCAGGAAATATTCCGGGCAGGACTCAAACGGTTCCAACCGCTATATACATGGCGATCGATTCCGGCAATATGCCTCTTGCCTGGATGTGGGTTTTATCCATCATCGGAATTTCCTTTCTTATGCTTTCAGCCGTTTCATTTTATAAAAGAAACTAA
- the moaD gene encoding molybdopterin converting factor subunit 1: MIKVLLFAANREWIGKEQLEVAAENLTVLQLKEKLETDYPGSSFQHSMAAVNESFVPDDEIVKAGDTVAFIPPVSGG, from the coding sequence ATGATCAAGGTTTTGCTTTTTGCAGCGAATAGAGAATGGATCGGCAAAGAACAGCTTGAAGTGGCAGCTGAAAATCTGACCGTTTTGCAACTGAAAGAAAAGCTGGAAACAGACTATCCGGGATCTTCTTTTCAGCACTCCATGGCTGCTGTGAACGAAAGCTTCGTACCGGATGATGAAATCGTCAAAGCTGGGGACACGGTTGCCTTTATCCCTCCGGTAAGCGGCGGCTGA